The Halorientalis sp. IM1011 genome window below encodes:
- a CDS encoding N-glycosylase/DNA lyase encodes MNETRIYSVAEAIVALGYDGIAAFDRAEPEYETLQTLYDRFDSAEHVKLLALCAATQDYQLNGDAQAFWRALDRTVREYETLDSAQTVRDVLGDFMAADVNARLNDQKRDRLIRLFENGFDEWFLDTHESAAPIEVWERLAADMETRKRAKTVVFAMKVYDIAHLVRHGEYLEFPSDIPIPCDLQVERVAQTAGLTERDDAETVMGGWAHVMETISARLGRHVSLLRIDSIVWQAGQIIGNHEPNRTSAREALVDHFEHVGIPADDADYLARELTAEM; translated from the coding sequence TTGAACGAGACACGTATCTACTCGGTCGCCGAGGCCATCGTTGCCCTTGGCTACGATGGCATTGCCGCGTTCGATCGTGCCGAACCGGAGTACGAGACGCTCCAGACGCTGTACGACCGCTTCGATTCGGCGGAGCACGTGAAGCTACTGGCCCTCTGTGCGGCAACCCAGGACTATCAGCTCAACGGTGACGCCCAGGCGTTCTGGCGGGCGCTCGACCGGACGGTCCGGGAGTACGAGACGCTCGACTCCGCACAGACTGTCCGGGACGTTCTCGGCGACTTCATGGCCGCCGACGTGAACGCGCGGTTGAACGACCAGAAGCGCGACCGGCTGATTCGCCTGTTCGAGAACGGGTTCGACGAGTGGTTCCTCGATACGCACGAGTCGGCCGCTCCCATCGAGGTCTGGGAGCGTCTCGCTGCCGACATGGAGACGCGCAAGCGGGCCAAGACCGTCGTGTTCGCGATGAAGGTCTACGACATTGCTCACCTCGTTCGCCACGGTGAGTATCTGGAGTTCCCCTCGGACATCCCGATTCCCTGTGACTTGCAGGTCGAACGCGTCGCACAGACGGCCGGTCTCACGGAGCGCGACGACGCCGAGACCGTAATGGGTGGGTGGGCCCACGTCATGGAGACGATCAGTGCCCGCCTCGGCCGGCACGTCTCCTTGCTCCGAATCGATTCGATCGTCTGGCAGGCCGGCCAGATCATCGGCAATCACGAACCCAATCGGACGTCCGCTCGCGAGGCACTTGTTGACCACTTCGAACACGTCGGCATCCCGGCCGACGATGCAGACTACCTGGCTCGTGAACTGACCGCCGAGATGTAA
- a CDS encoding DUF6293 family protein — MDVSERVHIAPLGFEYDRIVEPAVEYRADRVVLLDFIAEDITRPAYHEDVLADLEAAGIAVEVVDCDLFDLYESMAVIADQIVQYADQDNQVYVNLASGSTITGIAGMIACMVTGTAVPYYVRAEEYASGTEPVGHGMEFAAELPRYPMEGPDPQQVAVLAYLTREYRRCEDGPYTYNVRKDDLIAFGKANDLPFAAAYTGETEKGYYRRLDSHILDPLVEHEYIEIESVGRTKRVVPTEIGRRTARAFSYLLRETAVDIDPDDIATSDRPAGTLGS, encoded by the coding sequence ATGGACGTTAGCGAGCGGGTCCACATCGCACCGCTCGGGTTCGAGTACGACCGCATCGTCGAGCCAGCGGTCGAGTACCGGGCCGACCGCGTCGTGCTGCTTGATTTTATCGCCGAGGACATCACTCGGCCAGCATACCACGAGGACGTGCTGGCCGATCTCGAGGCTGCAGGGATCGCCGTCGAGGTGGTCGACTGTGATCTATTCGACCTCTATGAGAGTATGGCAGTCATCGCCGACCAGATCGTCCAGTATGCTGACCAGGACAACCAGGTGTACGTAAACCTCGCCAGCGGGTCGACGATCACGGGTATCGCCGGGATGATCGCCTGCATGGTGACGGGTACTGCCGTACCATATTACGTCCGCGCCGAGGAGTACGCCTCCGGTACAGAGCCGGTCGGCCACGGCATGGAGTTCGCCGCTGAGTTACCCCGGTATCCTATGGAGGGCCCGGACCCCCAGCAGGTCGCCGTGCTGGCGTACCTGACTCGTGAATACCGGCGGTGCGAAGACGGCCCGTACACCTACAACGTCCGGAAAGACGATCTCATCGCGTTCGGCAAAGCAAACGACTTGCCATTCGCCGCGGCGTACACTGGCGAGACAGAGAAAGGGTACTACCGGCGGCTGGACAGTCACATCCTCGATCCGCTTGTGGAGCATGAGTATATCGAGATCGAGTCAGTCGGCCGCACGAAGCGTGTCGTCCCCACCGAGATCGGCCGCCGGACCGCGCGGGCGTTCAGTTACCTGCTTCGGGAGACAGCCGTGGATATCGACCCCGACGACATCGCCACTTCCGACAGGCCAGCCGGCACGCTTGGATCGTGA
- a CDS encoding DUF2250 domain-containing protein, protein MVSEAEIERLRLEADTIMTRYQTVEEVLQQARNESGDHWEEGELTVTLETPQGEAIEVVLDLDQDPAANAQQRYEQVKELEAELEQQQAVVGQLAPLPADPVAYRILYHLDTVEGNYPRSMAGHLDAERKQVEALCEKMETAGLLERVESGTVKQRRVKAKQADEVRQHHTYYRLSREGDHLLRFLAEREGKKNILRHLPDGQTIAKRLARGGPDYPRMTAEELAMDFEYVRHLYRALRRVGLVTTYEGSTIKGSERKLKPKDETHRKHTYYVTTSVAEELLRELGE, encoded by the coding sequence ATGGTCTCCGAGGCCGAGATCGAGCGCCTCCGGCTGGAAGCCGACACGATCATGACTCGCTATCAAACGGTCGAGGAGGTACTCCAGCAGGCGCGCAACGAATCCGGCGACCACTGGGAGGAAGGCGAACTCACGGTCACACTGGAGACCCCACAGGGTGAGGCCATCGAAGTGGTGCTGGATCTCGACCAGGACCCAGCGGCCAACGCCCAGCAGCGCTACGAGCAGGTGAAAGAGTTGGAAGCCGAACTCGAACAGCAACAGGCCGTCGTCGGCCAGCTCGCACCACTGCCGGCCGATCCGGTGGCCTATCGGATACTATATCACCTCGACACGGTCGAGGGGAACTATCCGCGGTCGATGGCCGGTCACCTCGATGCCGAACGGAAACAGGTCGAAGCGCTGTGTGAGAAAATGGAGACGGCCGGCCTTCTGGAGCGCGTCGAGTCGGGGACCGTCAAGCAACGCCGCGTGAAGGCCAAGCAAGCCGACGAGGTCCGCCAGCACCACACCTACTACCGGCTCTCGCGGGAGGGCGATCATCTCTTGCGGTTTCTGGCAGAACGAGAGGGGAAGAAGAACATCCTCCGGCACCTGCCGGATGGACAGACTATCGCGAAGCGGTTGGCTCGTGGTGGTCCCGACTACCCGCGGATGACCGCTGAGGAACTGGCTATGGACTTCGAGTACGTCCGCCATCTCTACCGTGCGCTTCGGCGTGTGGGACTGGTGACTACCTACGAGGGAAGTACGATCAAAGGCAGCGAGCGTAAGCTGAAGCCCAAAGACGAGACCCACCGCAAGCACACCTACTACGTGACGACATCCGTGGCCGAAGAATTGCTTCGGGAGTTAGGTGAGTAA
- a CDS encoding PD-(D/E)XK nuclease family protein, whose protein sequence is MQGDVFEDVTEGRGTDFGTQIHDFAEAYALGDSADAGREADYTHVRNLIDSLDGELLVEEVAFLPLTVDDERVTISGVVDLIHVLPGRIEIIDYKTDRGRHAQAEYGKQLSVYYHVASAWYPDRTVTTSIFYTAEGERVDIEPVTHEDLMDLVRPVIEE, encoded by the coding sequence ATGCAAGGCGATGTCTTCGAGGATGTCACTGAGGGCCGAGGGACGGACTTCGGGACACAGATCCATGATTTCGCTGAAGCGTACGCACTGGGCGACTCGGCCGACGCTGGCAGGGAAGCTGACTATACGCACGTCCGGAATCTGATCGACTCGCTCGATGGCGAGCTACTGGTTGAGGAGGTGGCGTTTCTCCCGCTTACCGTCGATGACGAGCGCGTGACGATCTCCGGCGTCGTTGACCTCATCCACGTGCTGCCGGGGCGTATCGAGATCATCGATTACAAGACCGATCGTGGCCGTCACGCCCAGGCGGAGTACGGGAAGCAACTAAGTGTCTACTATCACGTGGCGTCTGCCTGGTATCCGGACCGAACCGTCACGACCAGTATCTTCTACACTGCTGAGGGCGAGCGCGTCGATATCGAGCCGGTTACGCATGAGGATCTAATGGACCTGGTCCGACCAGTAATAGAGGAATAA
- a CDS encoding AAA family ATPase, producing the protein MKINSLTISNFRGINGEFELEPKTENVVIVGPNGSGKSSVIAAIDFLLTGSIRELSGEGSQSLTETRHGPHIDSDPTDAWVEGEFMLNGDSLTVRRSVSDRTNPSIGRDDDDEEEFGEDFESVTRAAERGLHLLSRDEILDFITAQAGSRSESIRSLLDLQNVQSRRLALDNAAGYFENEANRLEREADRLREDLYTALESESDSDDSVLQLVNDLREDLGGNELTNLDEQFDSDIDSPSRRVIASPLLRSDGRQRIEELQEWFDTDVEDFLEADEAYREQWNEIDIEGEARRDLKRQRLVELGKEAIDDDAERCPLCLNEWDPEELRENLSERLEEAEELQKKLDELEERRDAAQQSLTDVRVVAESLHETLTGVDEFDGEPLEEFVELVQDWEDAYNQDLLSKPPKDEMTKDDRDALLRPDDLQSMLEELDQHISSGPELDELESAWSNLQAANQRYDEMHSNSRNAAEYRRVAQDVRTTHQKFVEARDSVLNRIYDEIEDKFERYYTTIHTDETDFGAGLDPTETGLEMEVEFYDRGQHPPHALHSEGHQDSMGICLYFALYDWLQEQEEISIMMLDDVVMSIDSEHRRPLARLMASEIAEDHQLFITTHDDLWHRHLRSSGVVNSNGVVQFSDWNIEDGPKIIDRPEMEWETIEEELNDGNVSIAAHQTRRMAEWFLREACDRLDGKVPFKANSQWNLGDFQQGVISRYKSLVKSAKASADSWNRDMRVSHFEELDNKMTEISERISHDGAALNPNVHWNETESEFANCTPGELRPAINVYRELYEMLWCNECDSCLRVVKDGHTDDSVKCNCSSVNWNLRMND; encoded by the coding sequence ATGAAGATTAATAGCCTCACTATATCAAACTTCCGAGGTATCAATGGTGAGTTCGAACTAGAACCTAAAACAGAGAACGTTGTAATCGTTGGTCCGAACGGATCCGGAAAGAGCTCGGTGATCGCCGCGATTGATTTTCTTCTTACTGGTTCTATTAGGGAGTTATCGGGTGAAGGGTCTCAATCGTTGACTGAAACCCGTCACGGGCCCCACATCGATTCGGATCCAACCGATGCCTGGGTTGAAGGCGAGTTTATGTTAAATGGAGACAGTCTAACTGTTCGCCGAAGTGTTTCAGATCGAACTAATCCATCCATCGGCAGGGATGATGACGATGAGGAAGAATTTGGTGAGGATTTTGAATCAGTGACGCGTGCGGCGGAAAGAGGGCTACATTTGTTATCCCGGGATGAAATTCTCGATTTTATTACCGCTCAGGCTGGAAGTCGATCCGAAAGCATTCGATCCCTTCTCGACCTTCAAAATGTTCAATCTAGAAGGCTTGCCTTAGATAATGCAGCTGGCTATTTTGAGAATGAAGCTAACAGATTAGAACGTGAGGCAGATCGTCTCCGTGAGGACCTTTATACTGCTCTTGAATCAGAATCAGATAGTGATGATTCTGTTCTTCAACTTGTTAACGATCTCCGTGAGGACCTCGGTGGCAATGAACTCACAAATTTAGATGAGCAATTTGATTCGGATATCGATTCGCCCTCACGACGCGTCATTGCTTCCCCGCTTTTGCGATCAGATGGCCGACAGCGAATCGAGGAACTCCAAGAATGGTTCGATACCGATGTGGAGGATTTTCTCGAAGCAGACGAAGCTTATCGTGAACAGTGGAATGAGATCGATATAGAGGGTGAGGCCCGCCGTGATCTGAAACGACAACGTCTCGTGGAACTAGGAAAGGAGGCCATCGATGACGACGCCGAACGTTGTCCTCTATGTCTTAATGAGTGGGACCCGGAAGAGCTCCGTGAAAATCTTTCTGAACGTCTTGAGGAGGCAGAAGAACTACAAAAGAAACTTGATGAGTTAGAAGAACGTCGCGATGCGGCTCAACAATCATTGACTGATGTACGTGTTGTTGCCGAATCTCTACATGAGACCTTAACTGGAGTGGACGAATTCGATGGGGAACCACTGGAGGAATTCGTCGAATTGGTTCAGGATTGGGAAGATGCCTATAATCAAGACCTCCTTTCTAAGCCCCCTAAAGACGAAATGACGAAGGACGATCGTGACGCATTGCTACGACCCGATGATCTTCAGTCGATGCTTGAAGAGTTAGACCAACATATTTCATCGGGACCTGAGTTAGATGAGCTGGAGTCAGCGTGGTCAAACCTTCAGGCGGCAAATCAGCGATATGACGAGATGCATTCTAACAGTCGAAACGCCGCTGAGTATCGACGAGTCGCTCAAGATGTCAGGACTACACACCAGAAATTCGTCGAGGCCCGTGATTCCGTTCTAAACCGAATCTACGACGAAATCGAAGATAAGTTTGAGAGATACTATACGACTATTCATACCGATGAGACAGACTTTGGCGCTGGATTAGATCCTACTGAGACTGGACTTGAAATGGAGGTTGAATTCTACGATCGTGGCCAACATCCGCCCCATGCCCTACATAGCGAGGGTCATCAAGATAGTATGGGGATCTGCCTTTACTTCGCTCTCTATGATTGGCTTCAAGAGCAGGAAGAAATATCGATCATGATGCTTGACGACGTCGTCATGTCAATAGACTCTGAGCATCGGCGGCCTCTAGCCAGGCTAATGGCCTCAGAGATTGCAGAGGATCACCAACTGTTCATCACAACTCATGATGATCTCTGGCACCGCCACCTTCGTTCTTCTGGTGTAGTCAACTCCAATGGGGTAGTTCAATTCTCAGATTGGAACATCGAGGATGGGCCGAAAATAATTGATCGGCCAGAAATGGAGTGGGAGACGATTGAGGAAGAGCTCAATGATGGGAACGTTTCAATTGCGGCCCATCAGACACGACGCATGGCTGAGTGGTTCCTGCGTGAAGCATGCGATCGTTTGGATGGAAAAGTACCATTCAAAGCAAATAGTCAGTGGAATTTAGGTGACTTCCAGCAGGGTGTTATATCAAGATACAAGTCCTTGGTGAAGAGCGCGAAGGCTTCGGCGGATTCATGGAATCGGGATATGAGGGTAAGCCACTTTGAGGAGCTTGACAATAAGATGACTGAAATCAGTGAGCGTATTTCACATGATGGTGCTGCTCTTAACCCGAATGTCCACTGGAATGAAACGGAGTCTGAATTCGCTAATTGTACGCCAGGAGAATTGAGGCCCGCAATCAATGTCTATAGGGAACTATATGAGATGTTATGGTGCAATGAGTGTGATTCCTGTCTTCGTGTGGTCAAAGACGGACATACAGATGATAGTGTTAAATGTAATTGCTCCTCAGTCAATTGGAATCTACGAATGAACGATTAA
- a CDS encoding DUF6735 family protein, whose translation MGHRALVAYERPDSLYNLHYSHWGASDLRLKHAITPETPFGEASSTDGTVALFEALTEAYDEEGASHHVGEGSLGTAQVDRDPLAVAVTREEICNHYLDYLHHEAFYEVPTDFDVAAYRTFWFGLEYDCETIDQSSTVGNGALATVRWFDGHPVGDGFIRGEFRALKDVVGDMIDRGVFTPAIATEYMQAKLADWLTEEQDLLVYTPGASETVPETDHYL comes from the coding sequence ATGGGACACAGAGCACTCGTCGCATACGAACGACCGGATAGCCTGTACAACCTGCATTACTCCCACTGGGGTGCAAGCGACCTCAGACTGAAACACGCCATCACACCCGAGACACCGTTCGGGGAGGCGTCATCCACGGACGGGACGGTGGCACTGTTCGAGGCACTCACCGAGGCCTACGACGAGGAGGGCGCAAGCCACCACGTCGGTGAGGGCTCACTGGGGACGGCACAGGTCGACCGCGACCCGCTGGCAGTCGCGGTCACGCGCGAGGAAATCTGCAATCACTATCTGGACTATCTCCACCACGAAGCGTTCTACGAGGTTCCCACTGACTTCGACGTGGCCGCGTACCGCACGTTCTGGTTCGGCCTGGAGTACGACTGCGAGACCATCGACCAGAGTTCGACGGTCGGCAACGGAGCGCTGGCGACGGTTCGCTGGTTCGACGGCCACCCTGTCGGTGATGGGTTCATCCGCGGGGAGTTCCGGGCGCTGAAAGACGTTGTCGGCGACATGATCGACCGTGGTGTGTTCACACCCGCGATCGCCACCGAGTACATGCAGGCGAAACTGGCCGACTGGCTCACCGAGGAACAGGATCTCCTTGTCTACACACCGGGGGCATCCGAAACGGTCCCCGAAACCGACCACTACCTGTAG